One genomic window of Stieleria sp. JC731 includes the following:
- a CDS encoding ABC transporter ATP-binding protein — translation MNRFRTLSAARHEPDAKTGSLTFLIWATLAGALVPVLVLMFGLISFLLEKEEITSSPVRLGVNLYVPVPPSFIDRAPLVQLTQLTSVAFAVSVIFCLAVWRHRRAADRRALAITKSLHHQVLKQSVRRAELEGAAAQSASARALISRHLPSLGRGLSLWYRVVPRSVLLLIGCVAVALLVHVYLAVIAVISGVMMWRLYQQVRGTDIDDVGKWELPQLRDQIAGLVARAPQMARLQASGIAEESFRHEVDQLYHSLNDNESRRGRIWPTLFLAASAAIAIMLIGLGLNRLETDIGLSLSSAIVLGLSLAGAFSAVWRILSLGRNLRTSSGPACDSVYAYLKRSDEATPSEQRVGLAGLRDGVEFRDVSLFGSHGQAILNHITTDFKPKSLAVLLGTDQVSTQAMAEMLMGFGRPATGEVRIDGLKLLDVHPASLAKNVMWIDPSGPLWDGTIEENLLGGDSTINNSDILEALREVDVYEQISRLPEGLATYAFVEDKSLSTEATYGIGLARALLHRPPILLVSEPPVVSTQLDDDPCLKALKKLASQGSLVVVLPRRLQTLRSADRVILLNGPDLAGEGRHTDLLNDSDLYRHMNYLLFNPYRSGPSRQGSRAG, via the coding sequence TTGAATCGATTCCGTACCCTATCGGCGGCGCGACACGAGCCGGACGCGAAGACCGGCTCATTGACGTTTCTAATCTGGGCAACGCTCGCTGGGGCGTTGGTCCCGGTGCTGGTGTTGATGTTCGGCTTGATTTCGTTCTTGCTTGAAAAGGAAGAAATCACCAGCTCCCCGGTCAGGTTAGGCGTCAACCTCTATGTCCCGGTTCCGCCTTCTTTTATCGACCGCGCGCCTTTAGTTCAGCTCACCCAGCTGACTTCGGTAGCGTTTGCGGTTTCAGTTATATTTTGCCTTGCGGTCTGGCGGCATCGTCGTGCGGCCGACCGTCGTGCACTAGCGATCACCAAGTCGCTGCATCACCAAGTGCTAAAGCAAAGTGTCCGCCGCGCCGAACTTGAAGGGGCTGCTGCGCAGTCCGCCAGTGCTCGCGCATTGATCAGTCGTCATCTGCCGTCACTCGGTCGGGGATTATCGCTTTGGTATCGCGTAGTCCCGCGAAGTGTGCTGCTGCTTATCGGCTGCGTCGCGGTTGCCTTGTTGGTTCATGTCTACTTGGCGGTGATCGCAGTGATCAGCGGGGTGATGATGTGGCGGCTCTACCAGCAGGTGCGCGGGACTGACATCGATGACGTCGGGAAATGGGAGTTACCGCAGCTGCGCGATCAGATCGCAGGCTTGGTCGCACGAGCACCGCAGATGGCAAGACTGCAAGCAAGCGGAATTGCCGAAGAGTCGTTTCGCCATGAGGTTGATCAGCTTTATCATTCGCTCAATGACAACGAGTCACGACGAGGAAGGATCTGGCCGACGTTATTCCTAGCAGCATCGGCGGCAATCGCGATCATGCTAATTGGGCTCGGGCTAAACCGGCTCGAAACAGACATCGGGCTTAGCTTGTCATCAGCGATCGTGCTTGGTTTGTCACTTGCCGGTGCCTTTTCAGCGGTCTGGCGGATCTTGTCGCTCGGTCGTAATCTTCGAACCAGCAGCGGCCCCGCGTGCGACAGCGTATACGCCTATCTTAAGCGAAGCGACGAAGCCACACCTTCGGAGCAGCGCGTCGGCCTTGCCGGGCTGCGTGACGGTGTCGAATTCCGTGACGTTTCGTTGTTCGGATCACACGGTCAGGCCATTCTGAATCACATCACAACTGACTTTAAACCAAAGTCACTTGCCGTGTTGTTGGGGACCGATCAGGTTTCGACACAAGCGATGGCCGAGATGCTAATGGGCTTCGGTCGGCCTGCCACTGGCGAAGTGCGGATCGATGGTTTGAAGTTGCTTGATGTGCATCCCGCGTCATTGGCGAAGAACGTGATGTGGATCGATCCATCAGGGCCGCTTTGGGATGGGACAATCGAAGAAAACTTGTTGGGCGGCGACAGCACGATCAACAATTCGGACATCCTAGAAGCATTGCGTGAAGTCGACGTTTACGAACAGATTTCGCGTCTTCCAGAAGGGCTCGCTACCTACGCGTTCGTCGAAGACAAGTCGTTGTCGACCGAGGCGACTTATGGCATCGGTCTGGCCCGCGCGTTGTTGCATCGGCCGCCGATCTTGCTTGTCAGTGAGCCGCCTGTGGTGAGCACCCAGCTGGATGATGATCCATGTTTAAAAGCCCTAAAGAAGCTTGCCAGTCAAGGTTCTCTGGTCGTCGTGCTGCCTCGCCGTTTGCAAACATTGCGTTCGGCGGACCGAGTGATCTTATTGAACGGTCCTGACTTGGCAGGTGAAGGTCGGCACACGGACTTGTTAAACGACAGTGACTTATATCGTCACATGAATTATTTGCTGTTCAATCCCTATCGTTCGGGGCCGTCGCGACAGGGATCACGAGCGGGTTGA
- a CDS encoding serine/threonine protein kinase has translation MRLVRSGLTDQHGCTKYADEFAQQSGGPSSDASAIAAYLVQAGALTKYQAKQILTQPEPSLRLGNFVVKDETPVRPLTHWIPVQTAFQSDTQSAAGQSPAESRHGFLLRAPLSALDESRRSWLAAHSEIRHPKLQRIELSGGAQSGDTEQIVEIFSPLPTGASLWSVLKNKPKLSVRKTVRLGVDLADALTAMHNSANGCVPHGAIGADHVWVTGKGNAVLLRDPSSPARSPRSDQSASWIERIESPATYAAPELADPSVMPSAASDIYSLGCLLLTVLTGRPVFGDADTADLFAAHNELTPPELSEAIALGADGDPLFRVLAYAMAKDPAARFDSAATFSAALQRAAEVKASQTDQAQPERASAETPPTAKTSASEIADPEEPRDPAPAEPEIAAPKVTAPEVAAPPAAAPPSEATAEKQPSAPIVSETSEPPETPAAPRVKKKKAASVQSSKTPATPKPEPQQPEANESPTASTPAAPTITPAVQVTETKQPQPTVSAEGSAAEDAAIDSGATTESTAASPALRKRRRRNKNRVPILAGIMILPVLLLGLAVALRGRGPVEKPRPRPTPNLTRNLPKVGNARNETPATDQPTTVRGFEIVESDRLLWVPPFEADSNSPSLELLPPGPAIIAKLEIAELSKANQPIQQAFQVELDSLLNFVSKHAGVAANEIQSCVIGFFPGINGIPETAITVRLVSPTPIDTLLENWKAVETRAGDQVLYTDEDLKNAYYVGGGEGGQPPEGDEVTTFVCGPMKRIREVADNAGGSIPLVRNMQTLWDHASEQTDIVILATPNFLFADGRELINSSVPELRDALKGWLIPDIAAFMIAIKSDEESCYIELREVPSGGATQATLLSDMRETMQSWPDWADKFLLDTIPDRSWRVLASRLPLMLRYVADQTRSTIDGTTVVASTYLPTQAAAQVSLATVLAMNTPPGEASQGAMESVALSVDDMLDRPMSISFLQLSLQFSIDAVADEFKQDLPKGASTPAFKIVGGDLELNGITQNQQIRGFDKEDVPLRQVLTDIVLAANPDPTSTGPGDPKQALVWVVHPVGKPPEETEILITTRDATKKKGYKLPAEFELEQ, from the coding sequence ATGCGTCTGGTCAGATCCGGTCTGACGGATCAGCACGGTTGTACGAAGTACGCGGACGAATTCGCACAACAATCCGGCGGACCTTCGTCGGACGCCTCCGCCATCGCTGCCTACCTCGTTCAAGCAGGTGCGTTGACGAAGTATCAAGCGAAACAGATCCTCACCCAGCCTGAGCCTTCATTGCGTCTGGGGAACTTCGTCGTCAAAGACGAAACCCCGGTTCGTCCACTGACCCACTGGATACCAGTCCAAACGGCTTTCCAAAGTGACACCCAATCAGCAGCCGGTCAGTCGCCTGCCGAGTCACGACACGGGTTTCTTCTCCGAGCGCCGCTGTCAGCCTTGGACGAATCACGACGCAGTTGGCTTGCCGCCCACAGCGAAATCCGCCATCCAAAATTGCAGAGGATCGAGCTATCCGGCGGCGCACAATCTGGTGATACAGAACAAATCGTCGAGATTTTTTCGCCGTTGCCAACCGGGGCATCTCTTTGGAGCGTCCTGAAAAACAAACCCAAGCTAAGCGTTCGCAAGACGGTTCGCCTGGGCGTGGACCTAGCGGACGCGCTCACAGCAATGCACAACTCGGCCAATGGATGCGTTCCGCACGGAGCAATCGGCGCCGACCATGTCTGGGTGACCGGCAAAGGAAATGCGGTCTTACTGCGTGACCCATCCTCGCCCGCCCGCTCGCCACGAAGCGACCAGTCTGCTAGCTGGATTGAGCGAATCGAATCGCCGGCAACCTATGCGGCGCCAGAATTGGCCGACCCCAGCGTGATGCCATCAGCCGCATCGGACATTTACTCGTTGGGCTGTCTCCTTCTTACCGTCCTTACCGGGCGACCAGTTTTTGGCGATGCGGACACCGCCGATTTGTTCGCGGCGCACAACGAGCTGACTCCGCCAGAACTTAGCGAAGCGATCGCCCTTGGCGCCGATGGCGACCCGCTGTTCCGCGTGCTCGCTTACGCGATGGCCAAAGACCCGGCCGCCCGATTCGATTCAGCAGCAACGTTCTCTGCGGCTCTGCAGCGAGCAGCCGAAGTCAAAGCGAGCCAAACCGATCAGGCACAACCCGAACGAGCTTCCGCAGAAACACCACCGACAGCAAAAACCTCAGCTTCAGAGATAGCTGATCCCGAAGAGCCAAGGGATCCCGCGCCAGCAGAGCCCGAGATCGCGGCACCCAAGGTCACGGCACCCGAGGTCGCCGCCCCACCGGCCGCCGCCCCACCCTCTGAAGCGACTGCGGAGAAACAGCCCTCTGCTCCGATCGTCAGCGAAACTTCCGAGCCCCCGGAAACTCCCGCGGCACCACGGGTTAAGAAAAAGAAAGCGGCTTCTGTCCAATCTTCAAAAACACCCGCGACGCCCAAACCAGAACCACAGCAGCCCGAGGCGAACGAAAGCCCCACTGCCTCCACACCAGCTGCCCCAACAATCACACCGGCGGTGCAGGTCACCGAAACCAAACAGCCGCAACCAACCGTTTCAGCTGAAGGTAGCGCAGCCGAAGACGCTGCGATCGATAGCGGCGCAACGACGGAGTCAACAGCTGCGTCACCAGCCCTCCGCAAGCGTCGCCGCAGAAACAAAAACCGAGTGCCGATTCTGGCCGGCATCATGATCCTGCCGGTACTGTTGCTGGGGCTCGCGGTCGCACTGCGCGGACGCGGACCGGTAGAAAAGCCTAGACCACGACCGACCCCCAACTTAACTCGCAACCTACCCAAGGTCGGCAACGCACGAAACGAAACTCCAGCCACCGATCAACCAACAACGGTTCGTGGGTTCGAAATCGTTGAAAGCGATCGCTTACTGTGGGTACCTCCATTCGAAGCCGACTCGAATTCGCCTTCGCTCGAATTGCTACCTCCAGGACCGGCGATCATCGCCAAGTTGGAAATCGCTGAACTTTCCAAAGCGAACCAGCCGATTCAACAAGCCTTCCAGGTCGAACTCGATTCACTTTTGAACTTTGTTTCGAAACACGCCGGAGTTGCCGCGAATGAGATTCAGAGCTGCGTGATCGGCTTCTTCCCCGGAATCAATGGTATTCCTGAAACGGCAATCACGGTTCGATTGGTGTCCCCGACACCAATCGATACGCTTCTAGAAAACTGGAAAGCCGTCGAAACTCGGGCGGGTGACCAAGTGCTTTACACCGACGAAGACCTGAAAAACGCTTACTACGTCGGCGGCGGAGAAGGCGGTCAACCTCCCGAAGGCGACGAGGTCACCACCTTTGTCTGTGGACCGATGAAGCGAATTCGCGAAGTCGCTGACAACGCAGGCGGCTCGATCCCGCTCGTTCGCAACATGCAAACGTTGTGGGATCATGCCAGCGAACAAACAGACATCGTCATCCTAGCGACGCCGAACTTCCTGTTTGCCGACGGCCGCGAACTGATCAATTCAAGCGTTCCCGAACTGCGTGACGCTTTGAAAGGATGGCTGATTCCAGATATCGCCGCGTTCATGATCGCGATCAAATCCGACGAAGAATCGTGCTACATCGAACTGCGAGAAGTTCCCAGCGGCGGCGCGACCCAGGCCACCCTATTAAGCGACATGCGAGAAACGATGCAATCCTGGCCTGACTGGGCTGATAAGTTTTTGCTCGACACGATTCCTGATCGTTCGTGGCGAGTGCTGGCATCTCGATTGCCGCTGATGTTGCGCTATGTGGCCGACCAGACACGAAGCACCATCGATGGGACAACCGTGGTCGCATCAACATACTTGCCAACGCAAGCGGCCGCGCAAGTCTCACTCGCAACAGTCTTGGCCATGAACACTCCTCCCGGTGAAGCATCACAAGGCGCAATGGAAAGTGTTGCGTTGTCCGTTGACGATATGCTTGACCGTCCGATGTCGATTTCGTTCCTACAACTGTCGCTTCAATTTTCGATCGATGCGGTCGCCGATGAATTCAAGCAAGACTTGCCCAAAGGCGCCTCGACACCGGCCTTCAAAATTGTCGGTGGTGACTTAGAACTTAACGGCATCACGCAAAACCAACAGATCCGTGGTTTTGACAAAGAAGACGTTCCGCTCCGGCAAGTCCTTACCGACATTGTCCTCGCGGCCAACCCAGACCCGACGTCCACAGGACCAGGTGATCCGAAACAGGCCTTGGTATGGGTCGTTCACCCTGTTGGCAAACCACCAGAAGAAACAGAGATCTTGATCACGACTCGCGATGCGACGAAAAAGAAAGGCTATAAACTGCCTGCCGAATTCGAGCTTGAACAATAA
- the glgA gene encoding glycogen synthase GlgA produces the protein MNIVYLSSEAVPFAKTGGLADVCGTLPREVAALGHRCTVIIPAFRSIRRSGCDIETTDLSFAIPMSPGKLIGGRLLKSQLPDSNVDVLMIDQPQYFDRPSLYGDAAGDYPDNAERFSFFCRAALVALQRIGKKVDILHCNDWQTGLIPGLIRANQKQLSTVKDAATIMTIHNMAYQGQFPADEFPLTGLPWLEFNHRTYEYYGYMNFLKAGIAMCDLVTTVSPRYAMEIQTPYHGCGLDGVIASRGGRVQGITNGIDTSVWNPETDVNLPAQFGVENWREGKLANKRSLQKEFKLEENDDVPMIGLVGRLAEQKGWDLILPVIERHVAEGRPTQWMVLGSGDPIIEKELRRLAEAAPDQVAAHIGFNDSLAHRIEAGSDLFVMPSHYEPCGLNQLYSLRYGTVPVVTPTGGLADTVVDTTPESIAKKTATGFHLAEISSYGLDEAIGKALYLRYHEEKNWDALVRRGMTCDWSWRKSASQYVSLYESAVALTTPATR, from the coding sequence TTGAATATCGTCTACCTGAGTTCCGAGGCTGTCCCGTTTGCAAAGACCGGGGGGTTAGCTGACGTCTGCGGCACGTTACCACGTGAAGTCGCAGCGCTCGGACATCGCTGTACGGTCATCATCCCCGCATTTCGATCCATCCGCCGATCCGGATGTGACATCGAGACGACGGATTTAAGTTTTGCGATTCCGATGAGCCCTGGAAAGCTGATCGGTGGGCGATTGCTGAAAAGCCAATTGCCCGACAGCAACGTCGATGTCTTGATGATCGACCAGCCGCAATATTTCGATCGCCCTTCGCTCTATGGCGATGCAGCGGGTGACTATCCAGACAATGCGGAGCGGTTCTCGTTCTTTTGTCGTGCGGCACTGGTCGCGCTGCAACGGATCGGAAAAAAGGTCGACATCCTGCACTGCAACGACTGGCAGACCGGTTTGATCCCTGGCTTGATCAGGGCCAACCAAAAGCAGCTGAGCACGGTCAAGGATGCCGCAACGATCATGACGATCCACAACATGGCGTACCAAGGCCAGTTCCCGGCCGATGAGTTCCCGTTAACCGGATTGCCTTGGCTCGAGTTCAACCATCGGACTTACGAGTACTACGGCTACATGAACTTTCTCAAAGCCGGGATCGCAATGTGTGATCTCGTCACGACGGTCAGCCCTCGCTATGCGATGGAGATCCAAACGCCTTACCACGGATGTGGGCTCGATGGTGTGATTGCTTCACGCGGCGGTCGAGTTCAGGGGATCACGAACGGGATCGATACATCCGTTTGGAATCCCGAGACCGATGTGAATCTGCCGGCTCAATTTGGCGTTGAGAACTGGCGCGAAGGAAAATTGGCAAATAAACGTTCGCTTCAGAAGGAATTTAAACTCGAAGAGAATGACGACGTCCCAATGATCGGGCTCGTCGGACGGCTTGCCGAACAAAAAGGCTGGGACTTGATCCTGCCGGTCATTGAGCGGCATGTTGCCGAGGGTCGGCCGACGCAATGGATGGTGCTCGGTAGCGGTGATCCCATTATCGAAAAGGAACTACGTCGTCTGGCCGAAGCAGCGCCTGACCAAGTTGCCGCGCATATTGGGTTCAACGATTCATTGGCCCATCGAATCGAAGCGGGCTCGGACTTGTTCGTGATGCCAAGTCACTACGAACCTTGTGGGCTCAATCAGCTTTACAGCTTGCGATATGGAACGGTCCCAGTTGTCACACCCACGGGCGGATTGGCTGACACTGTCGTAGATACGACTCCTGAATCGATCGCTAAAAAGACCGCTACAGGGTTCCATCTCGCTGAGATTTCCTCTTACGGACTCGACGAAGCCATCGGCAAAGCACTGTATCTCCGCTATCACGAAGAAAAAAATTGGGATGCCCTCGTTCGACGAGGGATGACGTGCGACTGGTCTTGGAGGAAGAGTGCTTCCCAGTATGTCTCCCTTTATGAAAGTGCAGTTGCCCTTACCACACCAGCGACACGATAG
- a CDS encoding DUF4921 family protein, with translation MHPNADSETHPETADSSAPQRVHEAELEFAVKRTAPKTDGPIDMDTRLATDERTRVMLSVRRTSRGVDNRWEVDPDTQDQILAEHAWLNDDSASHSRRDQLTGGWTIYAPKRDERPNEFASLRSMQATPFRQGEAQVGCPFCAGSEGQTPEALWTGRLGDLTAFHTDQGSDRFARPAISICYGEQPDWDVRVVPNKFPAVTSIDGASQNRTEPTTDVLFPSAPVVGGHEVIIESSGHAENMASFDPALVYLTLVAYRERIRHWASVDGIRYISVFKNCGPEAGASLHHSHSQLIATSLLPQAARVTMARCESHRARVGSSLGCDLLRAECSQRSRVIAKTDSFVAYCPFASRFAGMIRLTSMSHQPRFESFDDGTLDRLASMLTRVIYWVNQAFPGKAYNYLLHTCPPSSAQPEAFQWWLDIFPRLNKAAGFEWSSDCMINSMLPEVAAANYRRIARRDDPRRVLAFG, from the coding sequence ATGCATCCAAACGCCGATTCTGAGACGCACCCAGAGACGGCGGACTCTTCAGCACCACAACGCGTGCATGAGGCGGAGTTAGAGTTTGCTGTCAAACGTACGGCTCCTAAGACTGATGGCCCTATCGATATGGACACTCGCCTGGCGACAGACGAGCGGACACGGGTCATGTTATCTGTTCGCCGAACTAGCCGAGGCGTCGACAACCGCTGGGAAGTCGATCCCGATACACAGGATCAGATTTTAGCCGAGCACGCTTGGCTTAATGACGACTCGGCATCTCATTCCCGTCGCGACCAATTGACTGGCGGGTGGACGATTTACGCGCCCAAGCGTGACGAACGTCCCAACGAATTTGCATCCTTGCGATCAATGCAGGCAACCCCGTTTCGCCAAGGCGAAGCACAAGTCGGTTGTCCCTTTTGTGCCGGATCCGAAGGGCAGACCCCTGAAGCCCTGTGGACAGGACGATTGGGTGACCTGACCGCGTTCCATACCGATCAGGGTTCCGACCGATTCGCGCGACCTGCGATCAGTATTTGCTATGGCGAGCAACCCGACTGGGACGTTCGTGTTGTTCCCAACAAGTTTCCTGCCGTCACCTCGATCGACGGCGCGTCCCAGAACCGAACCGAGCCTACCACCGATGTCCTGTTCCCCTCAGCACCTGTGGTCGGCGGACACGAAGTCATCATCGAGTCATCGGGTCACGCCGAAAACATGGCGTCGTTCGATCCGGCCTTGGTCTACCTTACCCTGGTCGCCTATCGCGAACGAATCCGTCACTGGGCTTCGGTCGATGGGATCCGATACATCAGCGTGTTCAAAAACTGTGGGCCGGAAGCAGGTGCATCATTGCATCACAGCCACAGCCAACTGATCGCAACCAGTTTGCTTCCACAGGCGGCACGCGTGACCATGGCGAGGTGTGAATCGCATCGCGCCCGTGTTGGCAGTTCGCTAGGGTGTGATCTGTTGCGAGCGGAGTGCAGTCAGCGAAGCCGTGTGATCGCCAAGACGGATTCCTTCGTTGCTTACTGCCCATTCGCAAGTCGCTTCGCCGGCATGATCCGCTTGACTTCGATGAGTCATCAACCGCGTTTTGAGTCATTTGACGACGGGACGCTCGACCGTCTTGCCAGCATGCTGACACGGGTCATCTATTGGGTGAACCAAGCCTTCCCGGGTAAGGCATACAATTACTTGCTTCATACTTGCCCACCTTCATCGGCACAGCCTGAAGCATTTCAGTGGTGGCTGGATATCTTCCCACGGCTCAACAAAGCCGCTGGCTTTGAATGGAGCAGCGACTGCATGATCAATTCGATGCTTCCCGAAGTCGCTGCTGCGAACTATCGCCGCATCGCACGACGTGATGATCCACGACGTGTGCTCGCTTTCGGCTGA
- a CDS encoding alpha-amylase/4-alpha-glucanotransferase domain-containing protein, producing MSAHVHLCLVLHNHQPIGNFDGVFEQAYQDSYLPFLEVFEPYDQLQISLHTSGPLMLWLAERHPDYLDRLRLLVEAGRVEIIGGPQYEPILTMLPSRDRVGQIESYSRWLERNLGTSPDGMWMPERVWESGLSRDIVDAGISYTVLDDYHFRAAGLRNEEMTGYFITEDDGRLLRIFPGSEHLRYTIPFQPVQATIDHCREVAERSPGAVLTFGDDGEKFGTWPDTKVHVYERGWLRGLFDALTANASWLHTVTLNEAINRTPSRGKVYLPDCSYREMGEWSLPTKAQQTLDHVTHEMESDPHWKDLQNFVRGGYWRNFKRKYEETNEMYARMMHVSRRIVDAEAAGVDASQLAVIRDHLYRGQCNCPYWHGAFGGIYLPHLRNAIYEHLITADNLLSQMTGEFNDNAVTATNDDYNFDGMQEVRLSNDKLCAWVQPGRGGRMYELDVRSISHNLLATLQRRPESYHQKVLAGPNAAGDDVASIHDRVVFKQADLDKRLQYDRYARKSLMDHFYDNDASLEAVWRGEAMERGDFVELPFETKLRRGSDRVQVQMRREGNAWGIPIVLTKAVTLVAGSETLEVTYLLENLPQDRDLHFGIEMNFAGLPAGADDRYFTDEHDQRLGQLGQPLDLHDASSLSLSDRWLGIDVSLKLDRPSGIWAFPVETVSQSEAGFELVHQSVCVQPHWLVRGDSEGRWHVTIEMSAACEQNAETIDQEQVIQL from the coding sequence ATGTCCGCTCACGTTCATCTCTGCCTGGTTCTTCACAACCATCAACCGATCGGTAACTTTGACGGTGTCTTCGAGCAAGCGTATCAGGACAGCTATTTACCGTTCTTAGAAGTCTTCGAGCCTTACGATCAGTTGCAGATTTCGCTGCACACGTCAGGGCCGTTGATGCTTTGGCTTGCCGAGCGGCATCCGGATTACCTGGATCGTTTGCGGTTATTGGTGGAGGCCGGTCGGGTTGAAATCATCGGTGGCCCGCAGTACGAGCCCATCCTAACGATGTTGCCTTCGCGAGATCGTGTCGGTCAGATCGAATCTTATAGTCGCTGGCTGGAACGCAATCTTGGCACCAGCCCGGACGGCATGTGGATGCCCGAACGTGTTTGGGAGTCGGGGTTGAGCCGCGATATCGTGGATGCGGGGATCAGTTACACCGTCTTAGACGACTATCACTTTCGTGCGGCAGGGCTTCGCAACGAGGAGATGACCGGCTACTTCATCACCGAAGACGATGGGCGTTTGCTGCGTATTTTCCCAGGGTCGGAACATCTCCGTTACACCATCCCATTCCAACCGGTTCAAGCAACCATTGATCACTGCCGCGAAGTCGCCGAGCGATCGCCCGGTGCGGTACTGACGTTTGGTGACGACGGTGAGAAATTTGGTACCTGGCCAGATACCAAGGTGCACGTTTACGAGCGTGGTTGGTTGCGTGGGCTGTTTGATGCGTTAACTGCAAACGCATCGTGGTTGCACACCGTGACGTTGAACGAAGCGATCAATCGCACCCCGTCGCGTGGAAAGGTTTACCTGCCCGATTGCAGCTACCGTGAAATGGGCGAATGGTCACTGCCAACTAAGGCTCAGCAGACGCTTGATCATGTGACCCACGAAATGGAGTCTGATCCTCATTGGAAGGATTTGCAGAACTTTGTGCGTGGCGGTTACTGGCGAAACTTCAAGCGTAAGTATGAAGAAACCAACGAAATGTACGCGCGAATGATGCACGTCAGTCGCCGTATCGTTGACGCAGAAGCGGCCGGTGTGGATGCGAGTCAATTGGCTGTCATCCGTGATCACTTGTACCGCGGCCAGTGCAACTGCCCTTACTGGCACGGTGCTTTTGGCGGGATTTACCTGCCTCACCTTCGCAACGCGATCTATGAGCACCTGATTACCGCCGACAACTTGCTGTCGCAGATGACTGGCGAGTTCAACGACAACGCAGTGACGGCGACGAACGACGATTACAACTTTGACGGCATGCAAGAAGTCCGTCTCAGCAACGACAAGCTGTGTGCTTGGGTGCAGCCTGGCCGTGGTGGTCGAATGTACGAACTGGACGTCCGTAGTATCAGTCACAACCTGCTGGCGACCCTGCAGCGTCGTCCGGAAAGCTATCACCAAAAGGTGCTTGCCGGTCCCAATGCGGCTGGTGACGATGTCGCAAGCATTCACGATCGCGTCGTCTTCAAACAAGCGGATCTCGACAAGCGATTGCAGTACGACCGCTATGCACGCAAGAGCTTGATGGATCACTTCTATGACAACGATGCTTCGTTAGAAGCGGTTTGGCGTGGCGAAGCGATGGAGCGTGGTGACTTTGTCGAGCTTCCGTTCGAAACAAAGCTCCGCCGAGGCTCGGACCGTGTTCAGGTCCAGATGCGCCGTGAGGGCAACGCCTGGGGGATCCCAATCGTGTTGACAAAGGCCGTCACCTTGGTCGCCGGAAGCGAAACATTGGAGGTGACCTACCTGTTGGAGAACCTTCCACAGGATCGTGATTTGCACTTCGGCATCGAGATGAACTTTGCCGGATTGCCTGCAGGTGCCGATGACCGATATTTCACAGACGAACACGATCAGCGTCTTGGTCAATTGGGACAGCCCCTGGACTTGCACGACGCATCGTCGCTCAGTCTGTCGGACCGTTGGCTTGGTATCGACGTTTCGCTGAAGCTGGACCGACCGAGCGGTATTTGGGCATTTCCAGTTGAAACGGTCAGTCAAAGTGAGGCCGGGTTCGAACTGGTCCACCAAAGTGTGTGCGTACAGCCGCACTGGCTAGTCCGTGGAGACAGTGAAGGACGCTGGCACGTAACGATCGAGATGTCCGCTGCATGCGAGCAAAACGCGGAAACCATCGACCAAGAACAGGTCATCCAGTTGTAG
- a CDS encoding phytanoyl-CoA dioxygenase family protein: MTSSLDAVDVSDYQRDGYLLRRALFDHDEIDLLRRSAKEDKRLDDHAFGRNDGEGGTVRLSLWNHPGEGIYGAFARCSRIVEAAEQLLGDEPYHYHSKMIMKDARVGGAWAWHQDYGYWYGNGVLTPNMLSVFIAVDPSTRLNGCLQVIRGSHQCGRIDHRLTGEQAGADLDRVEEIIKRMEHQYVEMEPGDALFFHSNLLHRSDQNRSDSPRWAMVCCYNARSNDPYKDSHHPRYIPLERMDDAAIKQIGVRRFADDDDSEVAFLDPNHDASAKSLEQSS; encoded by the coding sequence ATGACCAGCTCTTTGGACGCTGTTGATGTCAGCGACTATCAACGTGACGGATATTTGCTACGGCGGGCGCTATTCGATCACGATGAGATTGATCTGCTCCGTCGTTCAGCCAAGGAAGACAAGCGTCTCGACGATCATGCCTTTGGTCGAAACGATGGCGAAGGTGGCACCGTTCGGTTGTCGTTGTGGAATCATCCCGGGGAAGGCATCTACGGGGCATTCGCCAGGTGCAGCCGTATCGTTGAAGCGGCGGAGCAATTGCTTGGTGACGAGCCCTATCATTATCACTCCAAGATGATCATGAAGGATGCTCGGGTTGGTGGCGCTTGGGCGTGGCACCAGGATTATGGCTACTGGTATGGCAACGGTGTGTTGACGCCGAACATGCTAAGTGTCTTTATCGCTGTCGACCCAAGCACTCGTTTGAATGGCTGTTTGCAAGTGATCCGAGGGTCGCATCAATGTGGACGTATTGACCATCGATTGACAGGTGAGCAAGCCGGCGCGGATCTGGATCGCGTTGAGGAAATCATCAAGCGAATGGAGCATCAGTACGTGGAAATGGAACCCGGTGACGCATTGTTTTTCCATTCGAACTTGCTGCACCGGAGCGACCAAAACCGTTCCGATTCTCCGCGTTGGGCGATGGTATGTTGTTACAACGCCAGGTCCAATGATCCGTATAAAGATTCGCACCACCCGCGATACATACCACTGGAGCGCATGGATGATGCGGCGATCAAGCAGATCGGTGTCCGCCGTTTCGCAGATGACGATGATTCTGAGGTTGCGTTTTTAGATCCCAACCACGATGCCAGTGCCAAATCGCTTGAGCAAAGTAGTTGA